GCCCTCGCGCTTCAGCGCGCGCGAGGTCGCGCGGGAGCGGGCCTTCGACGGGCTGCGCTTGCTGCCGCTGCGGCCCTTCGCGCTGTCGCGCGCGGCCTTCTTGCGCGTCGACGCCGACGTCGTCCGCTTGCTCGGCTTCGAGGTCTTGACGCCGGCACGGCGGGCCTTCGACAGCCCGATCGCGATCGCCTGCTTGGTCGAGCGGGCACCGTGCTTGCCCTTGCGTACGTGGTGGATCTCCTCGCGCACGTACTCGCCGGCCTGCGTCGACCCGGATTTGCCTTGACGCTTGGCCTTCTGCGCTCGCTTCTTGGTCGCTTTCTCCGGCATCGGGATCCCTCCTGCGCGTGCACCGCGCTTCCCGAAGCTGCGACGTCGGGCCGAGCCGCCTTCGCAGCGGTGCGATCGCGTCTTGCTCTACGCGTGACAAGCAAAACGGAGGCTCACGGCTGCGCATGCTGCGCACGTGCTGCGCATGGAGACGCGCGGCGATTTTTCTCGGACCTCTGTAGACCTTACGCGGCGCGCGGACGTCGCGGCTCCGCCCGTCCTCGACCAGGACGTGGTCCGCGGCTTGCTCACACCGGCAGCGGGCGGCGCCCGGCGAGATCGCTGCGAGCGCCCCAAGCGGGCGGAGACGGTGATGACGGATACCAGCAATCCACCTGAGCTCTGGGCGCTCGTCCTCGCGGGCGGCGACGGCCGAAGGCTGCAGGAGCTCACACGGCGCCTCGCCGGCCGGCCGATCCCGAAGCAGTACTGCCGGATCGCCGGCGACCGCTCGATGCTCGAAGCGACGCTCGATCGCATCGCGCCGCTGGTGCCGCGCGAGCGCACGCTGGTGATCGTCAACCGG
This genomic stretch from Candidatus Binatia bacterium harbors:
- a CDS encoding DNA-binding protein, yielding MPEKATKKRAQKAKRQGKSGSTQAGEYVREEIHHVRKGKHGARSTKQAIAIGLSKARRAGVKTSKPSKRTTSASTRKKAARDSAKGRSGSKRSPSKARSRATSRALKREGRSAASHKSLSRQAKSAAKRRTKADRSRAAKKAARTRAKKKAKKG